The DNA region TCAACTTTCACAATCAATTAAGTTAAAGCAAGTAGTTGGGTGAACTTAGGAAAACAGTCAAGTCAAACAAGTGGCAAAGACATCATTAATCTGGCTTTGGTACCTTGCCACTCCCATACTACTTTTGATTCACCCTTCAACAACTTTGGGTATTGATCCACTCGAGAATCTTCCTGTATCAATTCCTCAACCTGCAAATGCAATTTTACAACAAATAGAAGAGGATAACTAATTCTTAAACTTTATCAATTACGAAACCTTGAATTGCACAACTATTTGTAAAAGCTATTATCAAAACTAAAGAATGGTATAAAAGTTGACTCAACAAAGAGAACAATAGTCAAGATTATTAATGAGTTGGCTACAGACCTGCTTGACCTAAAACTGTTAAAAAATTCAGCACTTGTTCTTCATGTTCTAATTATGGAGACAGAAAGGAACAAGAAAATAATCCCACTTGTACCCTTGAAAAGAGTCTATTGGATACAGATACAATTCATTCAAGATCAAATTACAAAATGGATATGACAACAGACAAAGACTATTAATTGGTGGGAGTTGAAGTGGTGAGATAAGATGATAGTGGAAAATAATGCGGTAATATGGTCATAGAGAAAAAATGTGGGAAAAAGCAAGCCAGCAGCCAAGTACATGAGGTGTTGCAGAACTAATTTGAAGACAAAACGAATAACCCCTGAACAAGGCATAATAATTCTCATAGTTCTGGGACATAACAAAAATGCCTAAAATGTGATTTCAGTAATATCTTCGCCAAACGGTGCACAGTTCAATGAATTAATACAACAAAcagataaaaatattcaaattggtTGGACTTTTCCTATACAAAACAAGAATATTTATACTATGAGACTACATTACAAGAAACTGACTTCCTCATCCCACACAAGTGTAAAAATATAGTGCcacttgttattttatatattaccaGAGCTTCACTCTGAAACTCAATGCAGACAATTAACCAATTAGGATATGTTTACAAAGAAAACCATAAATCATTATTATCTACTTGAAAATTAAACTAGTAAGTCTTTGATCATTAATtacgccaaaaaaaaaaaaagagaataagtCTTTGATCATCATAAACAgataaaaaagacaaacaagATTACCTTCTTCCAAAGCACAGGGTCCTTCCTTTCCTTGGGCAAAAGAAGATGATCTCGTAGTCGTGAGGCAACCACCCATGGTTCACATTCACCATTTACCTCCCTTGACATCAAAGCAATCTCCTCAAGTATCTCACAAACCTATCAAAGTggcaaattttcaattaatgtaGTCTCATTTCCTATCAATTCAACATGAGTTAAATTTGTGGCAAGTTTTATCTTATGTTTCCCTTCCTTTCTTGTAAGTTTATCCATTCTCTTATTTTCCAATTCACAGGTTCTTTTATCTTAAAACAAGGAGGTTCTGATCCAATAATCTTCAGCAAACTCATTTCATTCATGGGGGCATCCAGCTGTAAGTTCAATTCTCATCCAATTGATAGGCAGATTAATGAGAATTGAACTTACAGCAAATAACAAATCGCAAACTCAAATCTAGGAAACTATGTACTGTGACAATGAAAAATGCATAGTTCTCTGTACCTGGTGGTAGAGCTCTTCAACTCTGATTAATAAATACCGTCTTCGATGGAATTTCCAAAGTAACAATGAGCATACCACAAGCTGTATATCTCAATAAGGTCAAAAGCTTCAACAGGTAGATACTAAATCTATATAACTCTAAGGTTTCCTTTCAAAATGAAGTACCAATGCACAAACAGGCACAATGATTAGAGCATGCCTGAAGACCCATTGATGTAAGCGACAAGAGAATGGTTTGTACTGGTCCGCTAGCAAGTCTGGACACTTCACCTCTTTGACCCTACCACAGAAAGAAAAGACAGGAAAAGAGATATGGTAAAGTGTTTGCTCTATAGCATCCAGTGCTTCCTTAATCAAAATCCAAACTTAAGGTGGAATAGCATAGCCCACCCATAAGAATTCATCCTCGACTCGAGAAATCTAGCAACAGTCTCCATTGTCCTTTTCTTTGTGTACAAATAAGTGGCATTGTCTGACCTGAAATTCTCCATCAACTCGTGTCCATCTAAGTCATTCCATATGTCATCTTCTTGAACCTAAAATATGGCATTTAATCTTAAGAATAGACATCAGCAACACACATCAAAGAAGCATTTTCATTGAAAGGTACATGTATAGCGAAAATAAATGTCATGAAATCTAGAACGGACCCAGATCGCTCCAGTTCCACCACACAAAAGTTGAGCATACGCTTTACATAGAACATTCTCCACCCACTCTGCCTACACTTCCATCACATATGAAAAGcctattagaaaaatatatacagGATATTGAGAAGCATATCAAGATATCCTCTGCTAATACCAGAACACTCAGAATGAGAAATATTCTTAGAACGCACGAGTTGCTTAGCTGTTTCATTTATATCTCCATCTTCCAGACACAACCTCCCATGCTTTCTATACCCATGAAGACATTCCAGTTTGCCCTGATAACACTCCCCATTACTTGGACAGGGCTCACAAACATCTGCAATGGCATGCATTCATCAAAAGGATCATTGATACAGGTGATAAGCATCACTTTGAAATCCAATGCTCAGCATTAGGGAGTAAGTATCTTGATGTCaaattctcaattaaaaaaaaaaaaaaacaattagatCTACTCAACAAAGCGTTAATTCCATACTAATTACATATTTACGTTTTACAATATGAATTATCATCACAAGAACAAACGATACaaacaaaaaacacataatTTCTTGGAATAAAGAAAATTCTGACTAACCTGTGAGAGAATCTGGGGAGTCTATTATGTTGGAATCGCAGAAAGGGTTCTGTGTGGGGTTAAAAAGGTTACTAAAGTAATTGCAGGTTACAGCGATTGAAGATGCGATGGCGAGAACGGCTACGAGATTCAACAACTCTCGCTTCGATGGAAATAAGCTTTGCGGCGGTTCAATCACCCAGCTAacggaagaagaagatgaatcagGCTTTGGTTTTGGGCGCTTCTTACTTGTCGAAGACATTGATCTACGAAggaatttaatattaaactaaaaaaaatggcTTTTTATTCCCGAAATTTGATTTGGATGCAAAGAGGAGCGGTACTTGTGAGCAATTCTGAGGAAAGGTGATAATGTTTCAGTATGCAGAGGCTCGTTCCCGTCTTGCTGGAAGATCCAGAAACGCTGTTCTCGAACATTTTATAACtggaatattaataaataaaaccatGATGACAATGTAAGATTACAAAACAAGAGGGactgaaaattgaaaagatgTTTGAGATTTAAACAAGCAACATGGTTTTCTttaaaattctctcaaatttaatggGGCCCccaaaaatatggaaattatTATCCCAACACATGGTCCGCCTGTAAAAAACCCCCACATTAATCCCAAtcaacacccccccccccccccaaaccaCGTTACCCGCGTGCCCCCAAGGTTTAAGAAACCGTAAATCACCCCATCTATAAGTCTTCATGGTGATTAATCCATTAGCGTTTGTCGCTAAATTTGAAGACTTTGATTAATCCAGCCAATTTTAGAAACGAAGTTTTAAGACTATGGTGTTTGACTTGGCTGagaatattattgtttttgggCAAGAATCAGAGGTTGTTCGAGTTCAGACTGCAATTATCTAAGAGATGGTGGTGCCAAGTATAACCCATAAAGCAAATTGCTGCCATTATTATCTCCACATTGTGTTTCAACTCAGTTTTAGAGGACATCAAAACGAAGGATGTGCAGAACGGCTGAAGAGAAAGATATATAGACACAAAGGATGCAAACCATGGAAAACAATCTCTATTATGATAATTGCTTCATTGGCCATTTTAGTCTCTGGAGAAATTGTATTGCAAATATTGGTCAGTCGAGCTTTGTATTATTTATCTCCTATAGTTTAGTCAGATGATTCAGTATGACAAATATTTTCTTGCCAAGCCACTTACTTTAAAGCAATGTATTCTAGTGAAACATTGCCGCATTGCTCTTTGCAGTAATAATGTACATGCTTCTTCCCATGCCTGTGCTTTTCTTTGTGGGCTCTGATGGTTCTTCTTTAATTTCTGAATCTGATAACAGGTTTGTCCTGTTTCCTTGAACAATGTTACACAAGTAACATTATATCAACATCTCTCGAGATTGAGCATTGAACAATCATCTAATTCAGTTTCATTTTAACAAATGATGCAACAGCTGGGTCAATGCAACAAGTTTTTGACTGGAGCTTCAGCAGTTGGAAGCATTGCAATACCAGCCATCTTAAAGCATGCAGGGGTTATTGGATGGGGAGCACTATTGATGGAGTTATCATCGTTCTTCAAATTTGTTGTAGCCAATTGCCATTAAAGCAGTGTTTTACTTTTTGGAATTAACCACAAAAATTCGAATAAATACAAGTTTCCCATATATGCACTTTTCATGAGGCCCAAGGTCACCCCTGTTGCTGAGtgcagagaaagaagaagagacaaagaaaAACCTGAAGAAGTTCAGCAAGAAATACAAGGATGAGGAACAGGATGGATCAAAGTCAAATCCCTGGGTTAAAACCCACAATTATATCACAATTTATCATCTGGGGGAGACTAAGATCAGAATAATctataactaaattaaattatataaagacGGGTAAACGAACACTCCAAACAGCTATAATTCGAACagaattatattaattcttcCAATTAGTTTCTCACAAGCGATTTTTCTCTTATCTCATCAAAATACAACGCGGAACTGGGGCGCTTCGGCTTCACTGGCCGGCAGGATCTGCCAACGGCAGGGCTCCAGGTCGTCGGAGACGGGGCAGTACCCAGCTACAGTTACCTTATCAGCAGAAGCAGCAATTGACCCGAACTCGAACACCGTCACGCTCTCAGCCGGTCGGGGCACTTCAACGGCACCGTTCATGCCCGGGGCAGCGGGGATTTTGGATTTCGAGTCGTCTGTTGATTTGGAAGATCCGGATTGTTGGAGCGTTGGTTTTGGGTTGCCCTTGAACCAAGAGAGAAGACCCATGGTTTAATTTCAgcggttttagggtttatgaaaaatgattatttttcttgttcgATGTGATAAGACTTGAGGTCTGAGGCTGAGGGATTGGGGATTTACGTAAAATGTCACAATTGCACTTGTAGTGAAAGGTTATTCCTGTCATTTTATAAAAAGGACgatttaaattcagtttgataCTTTCATTTCAAGTTTCAACTACGCAATCAAGTTGCCATCCTTTGAAAGGGTATTATAGACATTGTGTTAACTTCAGTCCGTTTGGTATCCAACGTCAAGAATCTTGACGGTGAAGGGGGGTTCGGTTAATTACTAAAATCGAGGGGGTTGAACAAATTTTACCATAAAACAGATTACATGGCATAGTACATGTATCGGTTAGCCTTTCGATTGCACGGCTTagacagaagaaaaaatttttaagcaTGAACGAAGAACGACGGTCTCACCTTCTCAAATCCTCATCTCTCTTCCCTCCTCCTCCAGGTCTTCGCATTCAACTTTATATCTAAACGAAGTCCCATGTTACATTATTATCAAACAATGCCTcatttctcttcctttcttttgtCAGGGGTGAAGCTATCGTACGGTACTGCCGGGTTTAGAGCAGACGCTTCTATCCTTCAATCAACGGTTCACAGAGTAGGAATATTGGCCGCTTTGAGATCGTTGAAGACCCAATCGGTGATCGGCTTGATGATCACAGCTTCACACAACAAAGTCACCGATAATGGCGTCAAAATCGCTGATCCTAGTGGTGGAATGCTATCTCAAGATTGGGAACCTTTCGCCGATCAGCTCGCCAATGCTCCCGATCCCGAAACCCTCGTTTCCGTCAGTATTAAACACTCACTTCCAACATTTATTCTAATTTCAGTTACGAACTTCTTTATTTTGCTTAATTGGGAATTGCATACAACTCACTT from Mangifera indica cultivar Alphonso chromosome 8, CATAS_Mindica_2.1, whole genome shotgun sequence includes:
- the LOC123223093 gene encoding uncharacterized protein LOC123223093, producing the protein MSSTSKKRPKPKPDSSSSSVSWVIEPPQSLFPSKRELLNLVAVLAIASSIAVTCNYFSNLFNPTQNPFCDSNIIDSPDSLTDVCEPCPSNGECYQGKLECLHGYRKHGRLCLEDGDINETAKQLAEWVENVLCKAYAQLLCGGTGAIWVQEDDIWNDLDGHELMENFRSDNATYLYTKKRTMETVARFLESRMNSYGVKEVKCPDLLADQYKPFSCRLHQWVFRHALIIVPVCALLVVCSLLLWKFHRRRYLLIRVEELYHQVCEILEEIALMSREVNGECEPWVVASRLRDHLLLPKERKDPVLWKKVEELIQEDSRVDQYPKLLKGESKVVWEWQVEGSLSSSSMRKKEDSIKLKSTEGKDIKFDQQKRMWKAEPKALVF
- the LOC123223094 gene encoding uncharacterized protein LOC123223094, which produces MGLLSWFKGNPKPTLQQSGSSKSTDDSKSKIPAAPGMNGAVEVPRPAESVTVFEFGSIAASADKVTVAGYCPVSDDLEPCRWQILPASEAEAPQFRVVF